CTGCGGCGGAACGCGATTCGCGGCGCTGCGCTACTAGCCACTCGTCCGGCCCGATCGACTTGACGGTCGCGCTCAGCGCTCGCAGCGTTGGACCGACTTCACCCTCGAGGTACTGATCGGCGCCGAGGATCTGATAGTCGATGTACTGACGATGCGGCACCTCGTCGATGACCAAGACGTCTGCCGCTGCCGGGCGGTCACTCGGCGGATACCACGGCGCACGGCAGCAGACCAGAATGATCAGATCTGCGTCACGAATAAGCTCCGAACCGGCTGCGCCGGCATGTAACTCGTGGTTGCGCGGGAAATTGGTGGACACCGCGGCCGGCGGTTCGATCACCGGCACCGACAACAGCTCGGCGAATTCGAGCAACGCGTCGAAACCGTCCGGGTGTCTGCCGGCGGACTCCGTGATGATGACGGGTCGCTGCGCAGCCAGGAGACGGCGAGCTGCGTCGTCGATTTCCGACGCGAGACTGATACGCCGACCGGGAGCCGGCGCCGGCCGTACTGCAGCACGATCCGCATCCCACGGTTCGAGAAGCACCTCGACCGGTACGTTCAAGTAAACCGGTCCCGCTGGACCGCGTCGCGCGATATCCGCTGCACGAACAACAGATCCGTACAGTGTCTCGACACTGCCGACTTGGGTCGACCACTTCGTGAACGGGGCAGCAACGTTCTGCGGACCACCGACAATGGAGAGATTGCGGTACCACTGTTGCCCCGGGTCCACGTCGGTCTCACCGTACGTGATCGATTCGGAGCTGCAGACGACCATTCCGACCTGAGCAAGGAGGGCACCGTGAATTCCACATGCACCTTGCAGGAGCCCCGGCACGGCATGCAGGAGAACCATCTGCGGCCGACGAGTGACGATCCCGTAGCCCGTTGCCATTGCGACAGCAAGTGTTTCGTGCATCAAGTCGATGTAGCGCGGTCCGTCGACGCCGTCGCGCTCCTGGTGCGCAAGCGCTTCCCACATCGGCGCCCATTCAGACCCGGGAGAGGAGAAGATGATGTCGATTCCGATGCTGCGGCACGCTGCGAGGATGGCTTCGCCGCCATCGATCCTGTCGTTCACGACTGCCCCTGCGCTTGCGCCAGTACGGGTCGATCTGTTTCAGACAAGATGGGCCAGTCGAGGCACTCGGCGATACCGCGACCCATGATCCACTCGAGTTCCTGCTCGGTGAAATCGAAATGCTCCGTGAACTGCTCGACCGTATCCGTCCACGTCAACCCGTGACCGAGCAGACGCGTGATATCGGTACCGAAGAAACAACGCTCCGGACCCATCGCATCAACCATCTCCCGCACATACTTCGCGATATTGAGATTCGGGAACGGCTCCGTCGAATACCCCGGAATAGCAGAAACCTTCACAAAAATATTCGGATGAACATGCAGATCCGCCGTCTCCTTCACCCAATACCCGATCGCATCGTCGACACACCGCGCCATGATCCCCATATGGTCGATGATGATCTTGAGCTCCGGATGCTTACCCGCGATCTCACCGAGCTCCGCCTTCCACACCGGAGCATGCACCATCGTCTTGATACCCAACTCCTCCGCCAGAGGCCAGTACCAGTCATTGGTGCCGTCGATCATCCAATTCCGGTCCTGCGGACGATGGAACGTCAACCGCGTCCCCTTCACATGCGGATTCTGCGCAAAATCCTTCATCATCGCCGCACCCTCGACCGGCTTGTTCTGCGGAATACGCGCCATGATCCCGAAACGATCCGGATGCGCCTCACACGCCTCCAACGCGTAATCGATCCGATCACCCTCCCACGACGGCGGCAGAATCAACGCCCGATCCACCCCCGCCTCATCCATCAACCCGAGAGCCTCCTCGTAACTGAACGACTCCTCCCGATGACCGTTCAACCGGATACGCTCACGCGCCCCCGGAAGCCACGGACGATCCGGAGCCTCGTCCTTCCAGATATGGATTTGCGAATCGACAATGAACATGGATCCTCTATTCTCGTTAATTAGTATTTGCGCCGGAATCAGGTGTAAACATCTGCGCTACAACGTATTCACCGATGGCCAGAGATGACGTCGCGGCCGGCGACGGAGCGTTGCGGACAGCCGTCACCGCGCCGAGCCTGCTGATCCGGAAATCGTCGACCAGAGTCCCATCGGCGTCGACGGCTTGGGCCCGCACGCCGGCCGGGGCCCGCACGACATCCTGAACGGTCAAGGCAGGGACGTATTCTCGCGCGGCCTTGACGTAGGCGCCCGTCGAAAACGACCCTCGCATCTCGTGGATTCCTGTTTTCCAATGCTGGCGGAAGAGCTTTCGCGACCCTGGCCACCGCAAGAGTTCGAAAAACTCGCGTATGTTCACGTCACGACGGCGATACCCCTCGCGGGCGGTCGCAAGAAGTGCATTCGGTCCGATATCCACGGCGCCGTCGACACGCGGGGTGAAATGGACACCGAGGAAGGGATAGGCGGGATCCGGGACCGGATACACCAAGCCGTTCACCAAGCCGTTTCGCGCCGGCACGAGCCTCAAGTACTCACCGCGAAAAGGGATGATTGCCGGTCCGGCTACATCGCCGGCAGCTCTTGCCACAGTGTCGGATTGGAGTCCGGCACACAGAACTACATGGTCGAACTCGTACGAGTCTTCCGCGTCTGTGACAATTGATGCCGTTGCGCCGTTCATCTGAATATCGCGAATCTTGGTGCGCAGCTTGATCTGCCCACCGGTGGCAACGATGTCCGCTGCCATTGCATGCGCCACGGCCGGGTAGTCGACGATCGCTGTTGTCGGAGAATGGAGCGCTGCGATACCCGCGACATTCGGCTCGATTTCGCGAAGTTCCTCCGGCCCGAGCCAACGAACATCGGGAACACCGTTGAGCCGTGCGCGTTCCTGCAAATCTCGCAGAGGCGCAATCTCGTCTTCGTTTCGCGCCACGATAACCTTGCCGATTTCGCGGTAGGTCAGTGTGTGTTCCGCACAGAACTGCTTGAGGAGGTCAACACCGCGTCGGCACAGCGTGGCTTTGAGAGACCCTGGGGTGTAATAGATTCCCGAGTGAACCACTCCCGAATTGTGGCCCGACTGGTGCGCACTCAGAACCGCTTCTTTTTCGAAGACCGTCACGTCGAAACCGTCGAGAGCGAGTTGTCGCCCGACTGCAAGGCCGACCAGCCCTCCGCCGACGATGCCGGCGCGCCGCGATCCCTCGGTCATCGCTCCACGTCCGTCCGAATCGCCACCGTCTTGACCCGCGTGTAGAAGCGTGGCCCCTCGAGTCCCTGTTCCTTGAACGCCGAGCCGGATTCTCCGAAGCCCCCGAACGGCATGTGCACGTCCCACCCGGTCGTCGGATGGTTCACCGAAACCTGGCCGGCTTCGAGTCGATCCGCGAAGAAATGTGCATTCTTCATCGACGACGTGAACACCGATGCAGCCAATCCGTAGGTCGTGTCGTTAGCCGCCGCCACTGCGGCGTCAATGCCGTCGACCACCGCGATTGCCACTACCGGACCGAATACCTCGTCGGTCCAGATCGGCATGGAGCGTTCGACATTGGTGACAACCGTGGGCGCAACCCAGCAACCGTGCTCGGCGATCTCGGCGGACAGTCCGTGCCCACCGACGACAACCTCGGCCCCACTCTCTCGGGCACGCTCGATATGCGCCAGAACATCGGCCTGGGCCCTCTTGCTCACCAGTGGACCCATTGCCGTCGCCGGGGCATCGCCGGGTCCCAGTCGAACTGCCGCAGCAGCCGCAATGATTCCACTGATCACCTCTGTTGCCACAGCCGCGTCCACCACGACACGACTCGTTGCGGTGCATCGCTGACCGGCCTGCCCGAAGGAAGCCGCGGCGATAGCGGCGACAGCCAGATCCACATCGGCGTCAGCAAGGACAACCGCGGCGTTCTTTCCACCCATCTCCGTTTGCAGTCGAACGTCACGACCAGCGAGACGTCGTTGAATCGACCGACCCACCGACGTGCTTCCGGTAAAGCTCACCGCATTGATTCGTGGATCGTCGAGAAGCGCGTCGCCGATCTCGGCGATTTTTCCGCTCGCCAGTCCGAGAACACCCGCCGGCAGTCCGGCATCATGTAGCGCCTGAGCGAGGTGCATGCTGACAACGGGAGTTTCGCTGGCTGCCTTGAGAACAACGGCATTTCCCGTATACAGCGCGGGGGCAAGCTTTCTGGCCGGTGTCAGGAGTGGGTCGTTCCAGGGCGTGACCAGGCACACGATGCCAACGGGCTCCGTGCGCACACTCGTCACGGTATTCGGGCGCGCATCGGCAAGTATCTGGCCCTGTGGCAATCGCGCCAGGCCGGCGTAATAGTCGAAGAAATCTGCCGCTTTTCCGACCTCTACAGCAGCCTCACCGGACGTCTTGCCCATTTCGGCGACCAGGTCGCTTGTGATCTCTGCGGCACGGGCACGCAAGTAATCGGCAGCCTTGGTCATGATCTGAGCCCGCTCCAGCACGGGGGTGTTCCGCCACACGTCGGCACCCACCGCGGCGGCGTCGTACAACTGGGTCACCTCTGCGGCCGTCATGGCCGCGACGCGCGCGACGGTGATACGGACGTCCACTGGATTGACGACCTCGAATGTGCGGTCCTCATCCGGACGGCGCCATTCACCGGCGACAAGACTGGGCAGAAGCCTGGGTTGAATCGTCAAACCGATCGTCCTCTCAACTAGGTCCCGAACATAGTTTCGGGACTTACAGAAATGGATGCTACGGCCACCGAATAGCAAAGAGGAGCACTGAATTCGCAAGCTAAGAATCACCACTCACGACGCGTTGCGTGCTCGCGCTACCCCGGCGGACAGGTCAATCTGTAGACGAACAACTTGACGGACATTCGAGGAGAACACCTATGACATTCGTATTGATCGCTCACTACCGCGCTCGCGAGTCGGCTATCGACACGGTAACGGAATCCCTGCGCAACATGGTCGAACCCAGCCGGGCTGAGCCGGGGAATATCGTCTACCGCGTCAACGGCTCATCTGTCGATCCCGCCGAGTTTCTCATTTTCGAGGAGTACGTGGACGAGTCTGCATTCGAAGCACATCTCGCGTCGCCCCACTTCGAGCGCCATCTTCGGGGCGGTGTGTTGCCGAACTTGGAAAGCCGTGTGCGACATGATCTTGTTCCACTCGAGCCACACTGACCACGGACATGAGCATCCCCTCTCCGACAACTATCGGGGAGGGGATGATTGTGCTGCACAGCAGATTACAGGTTTCGATCGGAAAGAATGCGCCGCATGCCGTCCACATACGCGTCATCACCGACCTGGACGACTCGGTATGTCGCAATGGGTTTTCTGCATGGCCTTCTCGTGGCCTCACCGGTCTCGAGGCTGAATCGGCCCTGATGTAAAAGACACTCGATCTCGACGGATTCTTCGACAAGCGGACCTTGGGCCAGTCGAAACGGTAGATGGGTGCATCGATTACCGACCGCATAGATCGTCTCACCGACCGCGAGAACCAAAATTTCTTCTCCGCCGACGGTCGTGACCACGCGTTCATTTCTCTCGACGAACTGAGCGATCGTGCCGACGCGAACCAGCCGTCCGGCTACGTGTTCTCCGTCAGTTTCAGGCACACTCATCCCAGGCTCCTCACAACTGTCGTCAGCCCCGACCGAGGCCGGCGACTACAGACACCACAACCGAACGATGAGGCAGCGGGTACGGTGTGCACCGCCCGATCGTGGTGTCCGGGTCGGCATGGATGGACCGAGAACCTGTCGGTATTCAGTTCATACATGCACGTCTGAATTCGTGTGGACGCGACTCACGCCTACACGAGGTGACGCTGGAAGTGCTCGATCGTCCGCTTCCACGTCTTTGCACCGGTGTCTTCAGGATCGTCCAGCTGGGAATGGCCCAGGAACGCGTGGCCCACGCCGGCAACGATCTCGTAGGAGAACTCGGAATTGACTTTCTCCGCGCGCGTTGCGTACCTGACAGGAACCTCGACCCCGATTCCATGGTCATCCTCGCCCCAGAAAGCCAGGACCGGTCCACTGAGGTCGTCGACCAGATCCAGAGGGCGCGGCGGGGGCATCACCAGAGTCGCCTGCGGTTCCGGGAATCCGTAGTACGACACCGTCACCAGATCGTCACGCAGAGACGCTAGATCGAGCGAATACGTTCCGCCCATGCAGAATCCGAGCGAGCCGACGCGATCGCCACCGATCTTGTCCTTCAACCACGTCGTCGCGGCGTCTAGATCACGAACAGTCTGGGCCTCGTCCAAGCTCTTACGCCGCGCGAACGCACTCTCCAGATCGGGACCCGCAGCGGGCCCCTGACGGAAGAAGAAGTCCGGCAACAGAACCGAGAATCCGGCAACAGCCAACCGCGACGCCAGGCAGATGTAGAACGGGCTCGGACCATGGATATCGGTATTGAGCACGATACCGGGACCGCCGCTGTCGACACTGAAGAGCGTCGCCGGCATGTCCACGTTCTCGCCGATCGAGATCGCGATGTCCTGGCGATCGACATTCGGTGTTACCTGACCTTCAGGAACCTCCGCATGACACATTTTGTTCTCCTTAATCAGGCGTGAATCGAAGTCGACCGTTCTCGATCGAACAGTTCGCTGGTGGTCAACCTTCGTGGCGTGATCGACTGAGCAGCACAGTATTCCAGGAACACATCCAGACTTCGCTGGTTGGCCTCGATCCCGTACGGCCAGAAGTCGGCGCCCAACAATCCCTTTGCCCGCTGCGCATGCGCCCCGCTCCACGGGAACGGATAGCTCGGTACGGTGAGACTCATCGACCGCTCGATAGAGCGGTTCTTCGCCTCGGTGAAGGCATTGATCAGTCCGTCGGCGATCTCCGGGTTTGCCTCGTATACGGATCGACGGAGAACCAACGTGTGCATGATCGGGAAGATCCCGGTCTTCTCCGCGTAAGCCATCTCGTCGAACGTGTACTTGGGAAAGAGCCGCTTGACCCGACGATCCCTATTTACAACGCATTCCGGAGGACGCGCACTGATCACGGCGTCCACCTTGCCGTCGATCAGCAATTGATCGAGCGAGGACTCGGGGGCAGCGGTGATATCGAAATCACTCGTGTCGAGGTCGACGGGCTCGGTGCGTCCCGGTTCGTTGACACCCGCCTGAACCCACCTGATCGACTTCAAGTCGACGCCGTAATCCGATGCCAGCAGACCGCGGACATACACACCAGCTGTCTGGCCCCACACCGGAATTCCGATTCGCCGACCGCTCAGATCCGCGGGTACCTGCGGACCATCGGCTCTGACGTAGATCGAACCGTGCCGGTAGGCCCTCGCCGGGAACACCGGCAGAACCACGAGCGAGTCATAGCCCTTGCCGCGGAGTGCCGTCGACACGGCCAACGACATCTCGGCGGCGTCCCACTCCCCTGCGAGGAAGCGAGAGAAGATCTCCTCCGGTGCGGCGAGCGTCGTACATTCGAGTTCGCACTCGGGTACGACAACACCACCGGTCCACAAATCGCGATTATGGTCGTAGTCGCCGAATCCGACACGGACCACAGGTTTTCCGCTCATCACCAGGTGCGATCGGGATGCCAGGTGAATTCGACGCGGTGGCCGTCGGGATCGACGAGGCTGCCGGTCTGGGACAAGTCGTGACCGCGGTACGGCTCCACGATGTATTCCTCTCCCACCTTGTCCAGGTGAACGAGGAATTCGTCCCAGTCGTCGACCTCGATCGCGAAGTGAATGAGACCCGTCTGCTCCTGGCCCTTCTCGACCGGCCGGAAGTGCAGATCGAAGTTACCGCGGGTCAGCAGCATGGTGCCCTTAGGCGGCGGCTTAACGGGGTGGACGCGGGTCATTTCGAAAACCCTGCCGTACCATTCCTCGGTCACCTCGAGGTCACTCGTGGGAAAGTTCACGTGATGAAGGCTGTGGGATACCGATTTCGTTGCCATGATTTCCTACCTCTTCTTCTGATGAGAAATGAGCAATGCCGAAAGCGCCTGTCGCGCTTTACCTAACGTTCAACTGATTTCTGGAGCGCGTGGCCCGGCGAAACGCCCGCATTACAGCGGAGCGACCATCGCCTCCATGACGCGCTGTGTCAGGCCCGGCTGATCCGCGTCCGGAGTGGGATGCTGCTGCCACTCGCCGATCTGGACACACGACTCGACAACCAGCTTGCAGCGATCGAAACGGCGACCGACGTAAGCCTCGAACGCCTTCTCGACGTCTGCGCCGTTTGCCTCGAGCTCCTCTGCCAGAACCACACCATCCTCGATCGCTTGAGCCGCGCCCTGCCCCAAGTGCGGCGTCACCGTATGTACGGCATCACCGATGAGAACGATGCGACCCTTGTGCCATGGCGCCGGAGCGATCAGGTACTCCTCCGGGCGCAGCACGATTTGTGCAGGATCGTTGAGGTGGTTGTCGCGAACCCATGCGGTCAACCCGCCGTAATCCTTGAGAAGATCGCGCAGGACGACGTGAAGTTGATCCGCCGGCGGACGGTACCCCTGCGGGCACGCGTAGTTAAGCCAGAAGTATGCAAGATCCGGGGCAATCGGAACGAATCCCGCGACGCCCGAAGGGCCACGTTGGAGAATGATGCGATCGATCTCGGGAATACGAGGCAAGTTGACGCGCCACGCCGACTGCCCGTTGTACCGGGGCTCCACACCCTCGGGAAGAACGTAAGGGCGCACTTCCGAACGTACACCGTCAGCGCCGACAACCAGTTCGTAGTTGTCCTGTTGACCATCGGTGAACACGGCCTCGACGTAATCGTCACCGGGTAGCAACTTTTCGATCGACTTGCTGTATTCGATGCGGATACCATCCGCCAAAGCGCGCCGGGTCAGGATCTGGTGCAGCTTAGGCCGGCCGATCCCGTTCATTGCCGGGTAGTTCTCGATCTTGGCACCCGCCATCTCCACCAGCGCATTGCCCTGCACATCGCACATGGTGCCCCAGACGGGACTGCTCTGGCCGGCCGCAAGGCAATCGTCGAGTAGACCGATAGCGTCCAACGCACGCAGGGCATTTGCGGGCTGGATAATGCCGACGCCGAAGACGGACGAATGCATATCCGGCTTCAGCTCGACCACATGGACGTCATATCCGACGCCGCGCAGTGCTATTGCCGTGGACAGACCGCCGATACCGGCACCAACAACCAGGATGTGCCCGCGCCCGTCGCCGGGACGATTCTCTTGAGTCACGTTCGCCTACCTTCCTTTGCCCTTTGGATTCTCTTCAGCCTAGAGCGCGCGTACCCCACTCCGCCCTACCTGATTTCGAATGATTAGCTTTCGCGCACAGTCGAATACAGGTCAGCGCTCGGCGACTGGCGCGCCACCCCAGGCAGCGAACTCCAGCGAAAATCCCGCAGCAGATACAACCGCCCTGCAAATCTCTTCGTCCTCATCTGCGGTTCCACCGGAGATGCCGATTCCGCCGACGATCTCGCCGTCGCGCTTGAGAGCGTATCCACCCTTCGTGGCCACGATCGGATGGTGACCCATCCGGCCGACTTGAGAGAAGAAGACCGGGTCGGATTCACTCCAGCCCTTCAGCATGAAGGTCGGCCGCTGCATAACTGCAGCCGAATACGCTTTCGACAGAGCGATACTCGGCGTCATCGGGCGTGCACCGTCCATTCGCTCTACCAGCACGGCAAATCCGCCGTAGTCGACCACTGCAATACTCAATGCCTTGCCCACACCAGCCGCGTGCTCACGCGCCTGATCGACCATCACTCGCGCCTCGGCGAATTCGAGCCTCATTACTGCTCCTTCCGTGCCGCCGTCGGCGACACTTCACTGACAATCGGATTGCTCAATGTGCCGATGCCGGAGATCGAGATATCGACCGTGTCTCCCGGCGACATCCCGACCATGGCGTCGGTTCCCATCCACAGCACGTCCCCGGGGGCGACGGTAACGTATTTCGAAAGCTCAACCAGATAGTCATATGGATCGAAGATCATTGCACCTGTATCGAATTCAGCATGAACTTCGTCGTTGACCCGCACCTCGGTGCGTGAGTGCATCGGATCGACGTCCGTTGCAATCCAGGGCCCCATCGGCTTGAACGTGTCACTGTTCTTGGCCCGCCAGAACGACCGGTCAGCGTGCTGCCAATTTCTGGCACTCACATCATTTCCGATTGTCCAGCCGAACACACTGTCAATCGCTTCGTCACGCGTGCACCGTCGCAAACTGCGACCGATCACAGCGACAAGTTCACCCTCGCTTTCGAAGCGTCCCTCGCAGTCCGACGGTTTGACGATCGGCTGTCGGTGCCCGATCAGCGCACTGGAGGCCCGATAGTTAACCTCGGGTCGCGTCGGAATCTCGGTGGCGGACATTCCGTGCAGCTGTGCATGTTTGATGTGACTGGTGTAGTTCATTCCGACGCAGAGAAACGACGACGGAATAACCGGCGGCGCAAATACTGCGCGTTCGAGCGATACGACCTGACCGGTCGACCGATATACCCCGAACGGCGAACCCTCGACGATTTCGATGACGTCGTCCGAGACGAAACCGTGACGCGTCGTTCCCTCGAGTTCGATTCGGCACCAACGCATCAGATCGCCATCCGGTGGGAAATGCGTTTGGTGACGAGGTAGCCGTCGAGCCCTTCCGACCCGCCCTCTCGACCGAATCCGCTCTCTTTGAATCCACCCGACGGTGCCTGAGGCACCGAACCACCGGCATGGTTGACGGACAGGATTCCGGCTTGAAGTCCGCGGGTCAGGACGTCGACCGTGTCGGCCCGGTGTGTGAAGGCGTACGCGGCCAACCCGAATGGTAGCGAGTTCGCCAGGCGCAGAGCATCATCAAGGTCCGCGTACGGAATGATCGGAACAATCGGCCCGAACGGCTCTTCCGTCATCACTGCGGCATCCATCGGGACCTCGGTCAAAACCGTGGGTGCATAGAAGAAACCGGGCCCCGGTAGTCGATTGCCTCCGGTGAGAACCTTCGCGCCACGTCGACGAGCATCCTCGACAAGGTTGTGGACTGACGACAGTCGTCGTTCGTTGACAAGCGGACCCATCTGCACCCCGGTGGTCAAACCGTTGCCCACCGTAATCTGCTCTGCTGCGAGAACAAAGGCGTCGACAAAGCTCTCGAAGAGGCTCTCGTGCACGAAGAACCTGCTCGGGGAAGTGCACACCTGACCGGCGTTGGCGAACTTCGCCCGCGCACTGGAGCGCGCCGCAGCAACTGGATCGACATCCGGGCAGACAATGACCGGAGCGTGCCCGCCAAGTTCCATCATCGACGGTTTCATGGCCGCCCCGGCCATGGCCGCGAGCGACTTGCCAACCGGCACAGATCCGGTGAAGGCGACGAGGCGGACGATCGGCGACGGGATCAGGTGCTCGGAAACTTCAGCCGGCACACCGAAAACTAGATTCAGGACAGACCCGGGCAGCCCTGCGTCTTCGAAGCATCGCACGAGCTCACACGCGGTGGCCGGTGTCTCCTCCGACGCCTTGATCACGATCGAGCAGCCCGCAGACAACGACGCCGCGATCTTGCGCATCGGGCTCCCGGCTGGGAAGTTCCAGGGCGTGAACGCCGCAACCGGACCAACCGGCTCACGCACGACGCTCAGCGTTTCACCAGGGCCGCGAGGGATGATCCGGCCATGCGCTCGCAACCCCTCTTCACAATTCCAGTCCAAAGTAGTTGCAACCCCGGCGAGTTCTCCTCGAGCTTCGGGGAGGGCCTTACCCTGCTCCATAGTCATGATGCGCGCGATCTCCGCTGACCGCTCGCGCAGAAGAGTGGCAGCTCGGTGCAAGATGTGTGCCCGTTTGTCGAGCGGCATGTCTCGCCACACCACAAAACCTCGCTCGGCCGCCGCCAGAGCGGCATCGAGGTCCGACTTCTCGGCCAGGGGCACGTAACCGAGGATCTCTTCGGTGGCGGGATTGACGATCGGCTCACGGCGCGAACCGCTCCCGTCGGTCCAGCGTCCATCGATGTACATCGCAATTTCGGGGTAGATACTCTCGACTGTCTCGGGTTCTCGAGCAGTCGGGGAAAGGCTTTGACTCATGACTCGCCATCCTTGTTCGTCAACATTGTCCAGCGGTGATGTGGAGGGGTGACCTCGTGAACGCGGGTTGTGTAGGTCTCGTCGACACGGTCCATGTCCGCGGCATACTCGGCGCGGCCCCCGCAGGGTGCATGGACGAATCGAAATACGTTGGACCCGACGGTATGACGTCCCAGACGCCTGGCCTCGCGCCAGCCGCGTTCGATCATCTGGTTCCCGCCGAGGATCACTTCGTCGAAGTTGCGAACCTCGTAGGAAATGTGGTTGATACCGGCCCGGTCGGGTCGGTGGCATAACAGCAAGTTGTGCTGATCGTCGTCACCTTCACACTGCATGAAGGTACCCATCGGCAGTACGTCATCGGTGATTCGGAAACCCAGCCGGTCCACGTAGAAGGCAACAGCCTCGCGGTGCCCGTCCTTGGGTATGTTCCACGCAACGTGACACATCCGCAGCGGGAACACCTGATCTGTCGGGGACGTCGGTACATTCCAACGCTTCACTGCACCATAGCGATTGGTTTCGTCCGTGGTCACGGGAGGCTCGACAATGTCGGCCACCGCCAAGCCCAGCCCGAAGCCGGTCTCGTCGTGAGTGTGCGCCACACCGTCGGCGTCTACCTCGACTACGCGGTCACGTCGCAGGTCCTCGATCACGTTGTCCAGACTCTGCTGAGTATCGATGCCCCACACAAGCTCACGTAACGTCGACCCAGACTCCACTGCCGGTGGAAGTGTGGGGTCATCCTCGCGCCGCAATTCCACTACTTGACCGACGCGAGTGACCAGTTCGGCGCCGATCCGATCCGCGGCCCGCAAGGTGAGACCGAAGTCTTCGAAGAACCGTACGCATGTTTCGAGGTCTTGAACCCCGTAGCGTGCACGCTCGATACGAAGGATTGCCACAGATTCGCGCTCCTTACTCCACGCCGGTCCCGGCACGGATTCTTGCCGCAAAGCAATTGCGCTTACACGGATTACGGTGAACGGTATTGCGCTCGAACCGCAACTTCAATGCCCTGTGCGTGCAGTTTGCGCATACTAATCGTTCGAAGAAAGACTCATACCGAGGCGTGTTGCGGCATCGGGTTCTTGGCAAACCAAGCTGAAATGTAGTCAAGGAAGACCCGCACCTTGCGCAATGTATGAACACCCGGCGAGTGAACGGCATACAGTGCCCGCGTGGGGGCGCTGTAACTCGGCAAAACTTGTTGCAGTACAGAACTTTCCAAATCTTCGGCCACCGTCCTGACGGGGAGCAGCGCCAACCCACGCCCGCGAACAGCAGCCTTGCGCAAAGTGAGGTAACTGTTCGACGAATACACCGGGGACTGTGGGCGCACGTGAGACTCGCGCCCTTCCGAGTCGAGTAGATGCCAAACGGGGTCGTTGGGATGAAGGAGACAGTCATGCTCACCCAGATCCTGATTGGTCAGTAGCGGACTGTGCGAGGCCAGGTATCCTGGCGAACCGCAGAGAACGAAGCGGATGTCCGCCACCTTCCGAATGAGCATCGTCGAGTCACGTAGATCCCGAGTGTGAAAGGCGACGTCATATCCTTGATCCAGAAAGTCGAAGGCCCGGTTCGACATCCCGCCGACTTCGAACCGGACTTGTATCTTGGGATGATCCACCGCAAAGTCTGCGATAGCTTCACCTAGATCCAGATTGCCGATCCACTTAGGACAGATGACCGCCAGCGGCCCCTCCGCCAGATCACGTAGTCCACGAATCGCAGCTTCCTCGGCGTCGAGTTC
The nucleotide sequence above comes from Rhodococcus sp. KBS0724. Encoded proteins:
- a CDS encoding NAD-dependent succinate-semialdehyde dehydrogenase, with the protein product MSQSLSPTAREPETVESIYPEIAMYIDGRWTDGSGSRREPIVNPATEEILGYVPLAEKSDLDAALAAAERGFVVWRDMPLDKRAHILHRAATLLRERSAEIARIMTMEQGKALPEARGELAGVATTLDWNCEEGLRAHGRIIPRGPGETLSVVREPVGPVAAFTPWNFPAGSPMRKIAASLSAGCSIVIKASEETPATACELVRCFEDAGLPGSVLNLVFGVPAEVSEHLIPSPIVRLVAFTGSVPVGKSLAAMAGAAMKPSMMELGGHAPVIVCPDVDPVAAARSSARAKFANAGQVCTSPSRFFVHESLFESFVDAFVLAAEQITVGNGLTTGVQMGPLVNERRLSSVHNLVEDARRRGAKVLTGGNRLPGPGFFYAPTVLTEVPMDAAVMTEEPFGPIVPIIPYADLDDALRLANSLPFGLAAYAFTHRADTVDVLTRGLQAGILSVNHAGGSVPQAPSGGFKESGFGREGGSEGLDGYLVTKRISHRMAI
- a CDS encoding VOC family protein, yielding MAILRIERARYGVQDLETCVRFFEDFGLTLRAADRIGAELVTRVGQVVELRREDDPTLPPAVESGSTLRELVWGIDTQQSLDNVIEDLRRDRVVEVDADGVAHTHDETGFGLGLAVADIVEPPVTTDETNRYGAVKRWNVPTSPTDQVFPLRMCHVAWNIPKDGHREAVAFYVDRLGFRITDDVLPMGTFMQCEGDDDQHNLLLCHRPDRAGINHISYEVRNFDEVILGGNQMIERGWREARRLGRHTVGSNVFRFVHAPCGGRAEYAADMDRVDETYTTRVHEVTPPHHRWTMLTNKDGES
- a CDS encoding LysR family transcriptional regulator; the encoded protein is MDRITVMRSFVGVGEQGGFSRAARQLGISGSLVSRHVSELEKELGVRVVNRTARAVSLTSAGRRYYDFAQRMLRELDAEEAAIRGLRDLAEGPLAVICPKWIGNLDLGEAIADFAVDHPKIQVRFEVGGMSNRAFDFLDQGYDVAFHTRDLRDSTMLIRKVADIRFVLCGSPGYLASHSPLLTNQDLGEHDCLLHPNDPVWHLLDSEGRESHVRPQSPVYSSNSYLTLRKAAVRGRGLALLPVRTVAEDLESSVLQQVLPSYSAPTRALYAVHSPGVHTLRKVRVFLDYISAWFAKNPMPQHASV